The following nucleotide sequence is from Cucumis melo cultivar AY chromosome 1, USDA_Cmelo_AY_1.0, whole genome shotgun sequence.
TTGTGACAAAATTGCCGGATTATGTTATTGTAATCTACATGTTCAGGGATGAGACTCATCTCAACCATTCTATTCAAAAAGCATTCTGCTTCTAGAAGCTTACCATTTGAAATGAGACACTCTGCTATCGCATCCTGTACAACTGAACTATGTACCCATCCCCTAGATTCCATCTCCTGGCTCAGCTCCAACGCTTTTTCAAGGTGTCCAATATCACAAAGGAGGCTGATTACGGCATTCAAGCTCCGATTGCTGGGACGAAACTCCAGTTGGATCATGGTAAAGAGATATAATGTGGAACTGGAAAAGTCTTTGCATTTAGAAAACCCATATACTAGAAAATCATAGGTTACGCGATCAGGTATCAATTTTCTCCCATGCAAAAGTTCATCCAAAATTTTGGGCACGAGTGAACCATTCCCACTTcggaaaatataaaatataagaatGTTATAGATAACACAATCGTAAGATTTGCTGTTTCTAAGCATGAGGTCCTTTAGATGCAATGCCTGGAGACTTCTTCCTTCCATACACATAAAACAAACTAATTTCTTGTAACTCGACATAGAAAGGCTGACGTCCTTCCTTACAATAATGCCCAGGAGCTCCCAGACTTTATCAAAGTTTTTCACTTTGCAATGCCCTTGAACCAGATTATTATAAATCTCAGCATCTAGCGAAATACCTTTAGACAACATATCCTGGAGTAGAGGCAAGGTTTCTCTAACCTTTCCCATCATAAAGAAACCTTTCATTAGTGCACCAAACACTCTATGTGAACAAGACGACAGCTTGGAACCTCCCATCTCTTTTAATGCAACTGCAGTTTCATATCTACCAACCTTACATAATATAGGAATTAATCGAAGACAAACATCAATGGACGGAACCATACTCCTACCCATTATATCATCCAACACGCTAAATGCCATTGATATGTTGTTCACTTTACACAATCCAATGATAAGAAGTTCATATGCTTTTTGATCCAAGGAAAATCCGAGAGACGTAAGCTCCTCTGATAATACTTGTCCAATTGCAGCAAACCCTGCTTCCGAAAGCCTTTCAAGGAATATATTAAGTATATCCAACCTTGAAAGTGGATGAGACACCAGCATGGTTTCGAGGAGGGAGAAAACTTCTTTGAGTTTCCCTTTCTCGCAAAGACAACTGATGAGTGATTTACAGTCGTGCAACCCAGGAACCCAACCATCTTTACGAGCTCTATCCCAACAAAAAAGAAGATCATTTAGGTTTCCTTTTTTGCACAAACTATTTATTAGAGCCTTGTACGCTTCATTCTTTATTTCAACACGCATTTGGATCATTTCATTTAGTATTCCAATTCCACTAGAAGTTGACCTGCTTTTGCTATATGCTTGCACAAGCAAACTCAAAGTGTCTGCTCCTAATTGAGCAATCATATATGGCTTTCTCTCCCAAACGTCAATGTTAGGCTTGATTTTGGAAATCAATTTACAATTGCTTTTCAATAAACTCATCAAGCCTACTGACGTGAATTCTTGTCCCCATCGATCCATTTCAGCTACCAATCCTAATACAGCTTTACAGTCTCTGTTTTTACACTCATCGATTATAAGCAAATTAAAATCAGGTAATATCGACTCTTCGAGAACTTTGGTAAGCCTTTTCTCATATTCGTCTATGTCGGTGTCCAAATAAAGCCCATTTCCAAGGGTATCGAAGAACTCTGTTTTAGAAACACCAGTATTGTTGTCTCTTTTCAACCTCACTGATGATTCACTAAAACCCAAGAAAGAGAATATTTTGCACAATTGATCATCTACAGAAGAAAGTTTAATAAAACCACAAGTTTCCATTTCAAGAACTATACTTTTTGCTTCTTCAAATTGTCTAGCTTTACAATAACCTGCTAAAAGAATTTTGAAGGTTGATAAATTAGGTTCAATCCCCTGATCTACCATTTCGGCAAGAATGCCTTGGGCATTCTCCCAGAGGCCCTCCTTGAACATCCCACTGATGAGAGCATTATATGAAAGTAAATCTGGCTTTAGGCCACTGGACAATAACTCcgacaaataaataaaagcttTTCGAAGATTTCCCTCATGACAGCTCCAACCAATCAAAATCCCAAAGGTTATTTCATCAGGCTTGAAGCCTGTATGCTCAAGCTCTCGTAGATACAAATATGCACTTTCAGAGCCAAAATCTTTACAAAGAGAATAAATGATTTTGTTGCCAGAAGAAACATTTGGGGGAGTTTTGATTTCAAAGAAGAAACTCAGCAAATCTTCAAAATCCTTCTTATCACAGTAACCCCTCGAAATTTGGTAAAGAACCTCATCGCTAGGCCTAAAGTCCAAAGCCACAAACTTCTTCACAAGGTTCCTAGCTTCAAGAACATTTCCCTGCCAACAAAGTAGTCTAATGACATTGTCAAAAGAAGCCTTCTCTTCATCCCCCAAACCAAATCCCATCTCCACCATATCGGTACATACTCCAAGTGCTACTTGTGTTTCCTTCATCTGAACCAAAGAATCGAGCAGAACATGATAACATGACAATGAGGGAGATATACACCGCTGCCTCGCTTTTTCGTATATCAAAACAGCCCTTTCTAGATTACCTTCACAAACTAAACCCTGAATTAAACAACCGAAAACTTCAGGATTATCCAGTAGAATTCCTTGACTCTCCATCTCAGAAAGAAAGTGCTCAACTTCCTTAAACTTCCCAACTCTAGAGAGAAGAGAGGCCATAATCTCGCACGACCTTGGTAAATGCTTGAAGTTCCCACTACTCTCAttagcaaatttaaaaattctCCACAAACACTCAACTTTCTTAACTTGAATCCCATTATTCCCAACCTCTGATTGAAACTCAATAAACAATTTAAGCACATCTTCAGGCTTTAATTCCGGAATTCGCCTAATTCTGCGCGCATACTCCGGTACAACATCAGAGATCTCCAATAAAAGGTCCATGAGAGAAGCATTAGGCAATGTTGAGCCATTCCCTTCATTCTCAAGCAAAACTGAACACCTTGATATGAGAGATTGTGCAATGCCAGAGCAGTTAATGGAAGACAAATTTATGGTGG
It contains:
- the LOC103500046 gene encoding pentatricopeptide repeat-containing protein At5g15280, mitochondrial encodes the protein MIRILCNYLLQIHRLRCSSSLTLFIPRKFFLSVQSPVALRCRNKSTTINLSSINCSGIAQSLISRCSVLLENEGNGSTLPNASLMDLLLEISDVVPEYARRIRRIPELKPEDVLKLFIEFQSEVGNNGIQVKKVECLWRIFKFANESSGNFKHLPRSCEIMASLLSRVGKFKEVEHFLSEMESQGILLDNPEVFGCLIQGLVCEGNLERAVLIYEKARQRCISPSLSCYHVLLDSLVQMKETQVALGVCTDMVEMGFGLGDEEKASFDNVIRLLCWQGNVLEARNLVKKFVALDFRPSDEVLYQISRGYCDKKDFEDLLSFFFEIKTPPNVSSGNKIIYSLCKDFGSESAYLYLRELEHTGFKPDEITFGILIGWSCHEGNLRKAFIYLSELLSSGLKPDLLSYNALISGMFKEGLWENAQGILAEMVDQGIEPNLSTFKILLAGYCKARQFEEAKSIVLEMETCGFIKLSSVDDQLCKIFSFLGFSESSVRLKRDNNTGVSKTEFFDTLGNGLYLDTDIDEYEKRLTKVLEESILPDFNLLIIDECKNRDCKAVLGLVAEMDRWGQEFTSVGLMSLLKSNCKLISKIKPNIDVWERKPYMIAQLGADTLSLLVQAYSKSRSTSSGIGILNEMIQMRVEIKNEAYKALINSLCKKGNLNDLLFCWDRARKDGWVPGLHDCKSLISCLCEKGKLKEVFSLLETMLVSHPLSRLDILNIFLERLSEAGFAAIGQVLSEELTSLGFSLDQKAYELLIIGLCKVNNISMAFSVLDDIMGRSMVPSIDVCLRLIPILCKVGRYETAVALKEMGGSKLSSCSHRVFGALMKGFFMMGKVRETLPLLQDMLSKGISLDAEIYNNLVQGHCKVKNFDKVWELLGIIVRKDVSLSMSSYKKLVCFMCMEGRSLQALHLKDLMLRNSKSYDCVIYNILIFYIFRSGNGSLVPKILDELLHGRKLIPDRVTYDFLVYGFSKCKDFSSSTLYLFTMIQLEFRPSNRSLNAVISLLCDIGHLEKALELSQEMESRGWVHSSVVQDAIAECLISNGKLLEAECFLNRMVEMSLIPEHVDYNNIIRQFCHNGRWLKAIDLINIMLKKGNIPNATSYDFVIQSCCAYKKLEEAVDFHTEMLDRRLKPSIRTWDKLVYLLCREGQTKESERVLMSMTAMGEKPSKDAYCSMLDRYRYENDLEKASETMRAMQESGYELDFETQWSLINKLNDTNLKDSNNNNSNKGFLAGLLSKSGFSRAWIP